The following are encoded together in the Canis aureus isolate CA01 unplaced genomic scaffold, VMU_Caureus_v.1.0 NW_027326476.1_RagTag, whole genome shotgun sequence genome:
- the LOC144309530 gene encoding testis-specific Y-encoded protein 3-like, with product MAHEVEGEAEEEAVMSETEYMLEEEANLQEEAHKPEEAMEEGQGEEGARELQEQQQGSEHPEAGPSPLECPLEALEALRADMEPTNGRGRRSFAPFQLRLGQRRHHRLQQRSAHMQGIRGFWAKAFGNHPQLSAVISEQDLRMLRFMTNLKVQEVTFPSACRRILLFFGKNSYFQNEVLVKEYVVSAAGYRASHSTPIQWSQHYEREAYRRQTHDNGLNFFNWFCGHHLAGSGRIAELIMDDLWPNVLKYYERKKAPGEGSHRRTGSFKMPR from the exons ATGGCTCACGAGGtagagggggaggctgaggaggaggccgtCATGTCTGAGACGGAGTacatgctggaggaggaggcgaaTCTTCAGGAAGAGGCACATAAGCCGGAGGAGGccatggaggagggccagggagaggaaggcgCCAGGGAGCTGCAAGAGCAGCAGCAAGGGTCAGAGCATCCAGAGGCAGGGCCGAGTCCGTTGGAGTGCCCGCTGGAGGCTCTCGAGGCGCTGCGGGCAGACATGGAGCCCACCAATGGAAGAGGCAGGCGCTCCTTTGCTCCGTTCCAGCTCAGGCTGGGTCAGAGAAGGCACCATCGCCTGCAACAGCGAAGCGCCCACATGCAGGGCATCCGTGGCTTCTGGGCCAAGGCT TTTGGGAACCACCCCCAGCTGTCAGCCGTGATCAGTGAGCAAGATCTGCGCATGCTTCGCTTCATGACGAACCTGAAG GTGCAGGAAGTCACCTTTCCCAGTGCCTGCCGCAGGATCCTGCTGTTCTTTGGCAAGAACTCCTACTTCCAGAACGAAGTCCTCGTGAAGGAGTATGTCGTCAGTGCTGCTG GCTACAGAGCGTCGCACTCCACTCCCATCCAGTGGTCGCAGCACTACGAACGGGAGGCCTACCGCCGCCAGACCCACGACAACGGCCTTAACTTCTTCAACTGGTTCTGTGGCCACCACCTTGCCGGGTCAGGCAGGATCGCTGAG CTCATCATGGATGACCTGTGGCCCAATGTCCTCAAGTACTACGAGAGGAAGAAGGCGCCGGgagagggaagccacaggaggaCAG